The genomic DNA TTCAACATTTAACTCGTCAACACGGTCTCTAAGCTGATCTAACTCAACATTACTCATCATTTCTCGCCCCTTTGATTAGTAGATTTGAAAACAATGCTTTATTACATGCGAAATGAAAAGCCTAAAAAGGATTGTTCTTTATCCGCTTCATAAAGTGTGTTACATTTCTATATAAGTTAGAGTAATTATATATGAAATATTTTCAAATGTCACGCAATTTTCTTTAATAATTAAACGCTTTTAAGTATTAAAGTAGATTCTTTATTATATGAACCTAAGCTAGAAGGTGTGATTTCTTTGTCAAATAAATTGTTTGCTTTAGACATAGGTACTCGCTCATGTGTTGGCATTATTCTTGAAGAAACAAATAGTCAATACCATGTCGTCGATATGTTGTCGATAGAACACTCGGAGCGTGCTATGTTAGATGGCCAAATTCATGATGTTATGGCTGTAGCAAAGCTCATTACGCAAATAAAAGAGAAACTTGAAATCAAACATGGTCCTCTGCAAAAAGTTTGCGTCGCTGCTGCAGGAAGGGCTTTACGAACGGAACGCTCAAAGGTTTCACTGCCCATTAACGGTAAACCAATTATGCAAAAACAAGACATTCTTCATTTGGAGCTTTTAGCTGTTCAACACGCCCAAGCAGCGGTTGCAGAGAAATATAAAGAAGAGAAAAGTCATTATTATTATTGTGTCGGATATTCTGTCCTTTATTATCGTTTAGATGGAGAAGAAATCGGTAGCCTGATTGACCAACAAGGAGATGAGGCATCCGTTGAAATTATCTCAACTTTTTTACCGAAAGTTGTCGTTGAATCTTTACTAGCTGCCTTAACACGCTCAGGATTAGAGATGGAAGCATTAACACTCGAACCAATAGCAGCCATCAATGTTCTTATCCCCCCTTCCATGAGACGATTAAATGTAGCCTTGGTAGATATCGGTGCTGGTACGTCCGATATTGCTTTAACGGATATGGGAACAGTTATTGCCTATGGAATGGTTCCTATCGCCGGAGATGAAATTACAGAGGCAATCAGTGATCAATACTTACTTGATTTTCCTTTAGCTGAAATAGCCAAAAGACAAATAAACACTCAAGAGTCCATAACAGTCACTGATATTTTAGGATTTGAGACTGAGGTTTTGAAGGAGGACGTAATCGAACAAATTTCTTATGCCATTGACCGCCTTGCACGATCCATTTGTGATGAGGTACTACAGCTTAACAATGGAAAAGCTCCTAAAGCTGTTATGCTAGTCGGTGGTGGAAGTTTAACACCTGAACTTCCAAAGAAAATTGCTGAGAAACTTGAGCTTCCTTTAAATCGAGTCGCCATTAGAGGGATTGATGCCATTTCATCCTTAACGGTCTCTGAGACGATCACAAAAGGACCAGAGCTTGTCACTCCCATTGGTATTGCATTAGCAGCTAAACAATCACCGGTACAATATATGACGGTTTACGTAAATGAACAACCCGTTAGACTGTTCGAGGTAAAAGAATTAACCGTTGGAGATTGTTTATTAGCAGCAGGAATTAAAATGAATAAACTGTACGGTCGACCAGGACTAGCCATGATCATTACTTTAAATGAAAAAAACATTACCATTCCTGGTCAATATGGTCTTCCTCCAACATTAATGAAAAATGGAGAATGTTGTGCTCTAGATGATTCTATTGAAAACGGGGATATCCTGTATGTTGAAAAAGGACAAGATGGCGAACGTACCACTCTATCTATTGGCCAATTACTTGATGAAATCCCAACCAATGAAATAGAGATCAATGGAAAAACATACAAAATTGAACCGACATTTATATGCAATGGAGAAACCGTAAATAAAAATCATCTACTCAATGACCGGGATACAATCCAATTTCACTATCCAAAGACACTTGAAGACCTGTTACATTATCTAAATCTCACTAACCTTATAGAAGAACTTCGACCATTTCATCTAACCCTGAATGGTAAGCATACATTTTATCCCTCCTTTTCAGGAAAGCTCTACCGTAATGGGATGGAAACAAGACTTCAAAGTAGCTTTGAGAATCATGATAAAATCACTGTGCAAATGAGAGGAAATATTACTGTACAAGACCTCGCCGATGAAAATCAATATATACTTAATCAAACAATACCAGTTACATTTAACGATAAAGAAATACTCTTAAAAAAGAGTATCACCGTTGTGAACAGAGGGGATCAAAAATTACATGAGGCTAGTACCCTTTATGATGATGACTCCTTAAGCATCACCCATCAACGGTTACAGCCATTTATCTTTCAAGACATTTTTAAAGAGGTAGATATTGACCTTCCGAAAGAATCGAATGGATCATTCTTGCTTTTGAAGAATAACGAAGAAACAACATTCTATGAACATCTTGAACCGTTCGACTCTTTACAGATTATTTTTCCAACTCAAAAAGGAAGCCAGGTTATCAAATGATACCTAGCTTCCTTTTTTTATCATAATTGATTTTCTTGCGTTACGGTAGCTAATGCTTTGCTTGTAATCTTCCAGTGTGAAGCATGCCAAGCAACGTCCCCTTTTACAAAAAGGATTGCTTGAGGTGACTCATGTTTAATGTGGAAACGTTCGGCGATATAATTTGAAAGATCTCTTGATGTTTGAACAATTAAGTAATAGTTCTTAACACTTGAGTTACTAGTAAATTCTTCGTATTCCTCATAAGCTGCTTGACTGATTGGACAAGTATTCGAATGCTTTAGTAGATAAAAATTCTCATTTTCCACAAGAGCATCAAATTGTTCCTTCGTTTGAATTTGTTCCATTCTTACCCCTCCTAAGATATGTATAAGTTTATTTTACACAAATTGTAATAAAAAACGCAGTGTAGATATAATATCATTACACTGCGTTTTTGAACATTTATCTGCTTATTAATGATTTAATTGAGATTCTGTTTCATCAAAAGCTCTTTTTGTTTCCTCCAGCTTTCTTTGAAGCTCCTTATCATCACTTAACACGGGCGAAAAATCATCTTCATACACGACATCTGCTTCCGATTCAGTCTCAGGTTTGATTAACTTCACTTTACTCATCATGTCATTGGATTGTTTAGAAACAGCTTGTCCAATGGAAGAGGACTTTACTTTAGCAACTTCTGCTAATTCCGTGCTCTTTGTTTTTGCTACATCATAAAGCTGACTGGTCTTCCCTTTCAAACTTTCAGCTTGCGTGTTTAATTCCGTTCTCATTTCTTTTCCTGATTTTGGAGCGAGGAATAGTGCCGTTGCTGCTCCAACTAGCCCACCGATGATAGCACCCATTAAAAATTCCTTCGAACTTGATGTTTCGTTTACGTTTTGTCGATTTTCCTTTTCAGTATCGTGATTCACCATATGTTATTCCTCCTCTAATAATAACCTCTTTCTCTTCTTCCCTTCTCGGTAATCCCTTCTTCAACAACAGTCTTTTCCTTTTTCCTATGAGTCCATCGATCCTTCATTTCAAGAAGGACATTGCTCCATTGGAGGACTTGACTAACCTTGTCCTTATTCTGCTCAACAGCAAAGTTGACAGAGTTTGTGATCGTTTGAAGGGATGAATTAAACTTTTGAATCGTTACTCCAACATCTTTAACGGAATCAACGACACTTCCCAAGCTTTCTGATTTCTTTTGAATATCTTCCGCTAGGGCATTTGTTTTATGCAACAAATCCGTTGTTTCCCTTGTGACTCCGTCAAGCTGCCGTTCCAACCCATTTAATGTTTTTGATATACTATCTAAGGTTACTTGAAGTGACTGTAACGCTTTGGATAGAAAAATGACTAAAATAAGAAAAGCAATCGCCGCAATCCCTGCACTGACATAAAGTATCCACTCCAAAATATCCTACACCTCCATTGACGCTTACATTTCATTACTTACCCTACCAAGAATTCATTAAACGTCAATTGTAATAAATCAATACTAAAATTTTACCATAAATAAAACAAAATTGTTATAAATGCGCCAACTTTCGCC from Robertmurraya sp. FSL R5-0851 includes the following:
- the ytxJ gene encoding bacillithiol system redox-active protein YtxJ, which encodes MEQIQTKEQFDALVENENFYLLKHSNTCPISQAAYEEYEEFTSNSSVKNYYLIVQTSRDLSNYIAERFHIKHESPQAILFVKGDVAWHASHWKITSKALATVTQENQL
- a CDS encoding YtxH domain-containing protein; this translates as MVNHDTEKENRQNVNETSSSKEFLMGAIIGGLVGAATALFLAPKSGKEMRTELNTQAESLKGKTSQLYDVAKTKSTELAEVAKVKSSSIGQAVSKQSNDMMSKVKLIKPETESEADVVYEDDFSPVLSDDKELQRKLEETKRAFDETESQLNH
- a CDS encoding DUF948 domain-containing protein; its protein translation is MEWILYVSAGIAAIAFLILVIFLSKALQSLQVTLDSISKTLNGLERQLDGVTRETTDLLHKTNALAEDIQKKSESLGSVVDSVKDVGVTIQKFNSSLQTITNSVNFAVEQNKDKVSQVLQWSNVLLEMKDRWTHRKKEKTVVEEGITEKGRRERGYY
- the pilM gene encoding pilus assembly protein PilM, with translation MSLSNKLFALDIGTRSCVGIILEETNSQYHVVDMLSIEHSERAMLDGQIHDVMAVAKLITQIKEKLEIKHGPLQKVCVAAAGRALRTERSKVSLPINGKPIMQKQDILHLELLAVQHAQAAVAEKYKEEKSHYYYCVGYSVLYYRLDGEEIGSLIDQQGDEASVEIISTFLPKVVVESLLAALTRSGLEMEALTLEPIAAINVLIPPSMRRLNVALVDIGAGTSDIALTDMGTVIAYGMVPIAGDEITEAISDQYLLDFPLAEIAKRQINTQESITVTDILGFETEVLKEDVIEQISYAIDRLARSICDEVLQLNNGKAPKAVMLVGGGSLTPELPKKIAEKLELPLNRVAIRGIDAISSLTVSETITKGPELVTPIGIALAAKQSPVQYMTVYVNEQPVRLFEVKELTVGDCLLAAGIKMNKLYGRPGLAMIITLNEKNITIPGQYGLPPTLMKNGECCALDDSIENGDILYVEKGQDGERTTLSIGQLLDEIPTNEIEINGKTYKIEPTFICNGETVNKNHLLNDRDTIQFHYPKTLEDLLHYLNLTNLIEELRPFHLTLNGKHTFYPSFSGKLYRNGMETRLQSSFENHDKITVQMRGNITVQDLADENQYILNQTIPVTFNDKEILLKKSITVVNRGDQKLHEASTLYDDDSLSITHQRLQPFIFQDIFKEVDIDLPKESNGSFLLLKNNEETTFYEHLEPFDSLQIIFPTQKGSQVIK